ACACTCAAGTTAAAAATGAATACGCATCAGCATGGATAAATTGCTGatggaaaaaagttgttaAACTGGCACAAATAATGTGGTTCTATAATCGCGTCCGcttcataataattatagttaCCTCACGGCCCGAAGCTGCTGCATCCAACTTGATTATGTGGATTTATTCTAGACTATTCCATCGGCCAGCCGGGTAATATTCATAGCAATAGTTCGCGCCCACCGCAACGTATAGTAATTTGTAACATGAAACTCTTTTCCAGGACAATTTATCGCTATCATAAAGATCCGGCCGGAAACTTTGGAACGGAGCTTAGCTAGGCGACTATTCTCGGCGTTGCGGTTCTCGAATGAAATATGAGAGAAGGGTGAGAGAAGagacgaaaagaaaagagaaccTCTGTTTGCGAGGAATCCGAGGGGCTGCCTTCTTTTGATAATAATGTAACAACTCGAGTGACAAACAGTAATTTCGATCTTCCCATATCCGCGAGGGTGTCGGCTTGCTCTCGATCCTCAAATTGAAATAAGTCAAAGATTGAGGATGCGTGCCTTGGGGTCCCGGAACAGTGTCGTCGTGATCCCTGGAGAGAAACTCGCGGCATCAGACCGCGGATGAGATGATTCAATTTTCGGGAACGAAGATTTTCTCTTTCAAGTGCCCTTCTCCCCTGTAAATACCCCGCAAATTTTCACCGCGCAACTCTAATACCCGCGACTGTGAATTTatccaaaaattgaagaagaagaaaaaatcaaaaacaaccGAATCGCGATGGAACGGCAAATTCAGGAACGAACTTTCATGCTTCCGAGTGTCTCACTTTCGGGCggattttttgtcaattttatgAAACAGTACGTGGCTTCAATTTGATCTTTAGACCTTTGACATCGGAACTGAAAAACCAATGTATTTGAGACGTGGTTTGTAGAGTTGATTCAAAACTCCGGTTCGTTGAAGTTTCTACGTGACAGGCAACGTGCAAGAGAAATTAATCAGTCCTTCGtagagtgaaaataaataaataaataaaaaaatttttgagaggcgagcgagcgagtgagcgagagagagagagagagagacaaagaACAGAGGGCTGCTAGGTGTGCGTTGTGAATATTACAGCACGGTGACCGATATTATTAATATGCGTAACTCGACGCGGCTGGGTTGCCGGTGATATCATCTGAAAATGGCAGAGAGTAAACGCCCTCGCGGTGTGGCGGTATTCACGGGTTCGGTATTTCGTGCCTTCTGCCGTGCATACCAAACTGACCAATATACCTACGCAGAAGAGCAACGCACGTTCCCGTCACTGTCGCCAAGCTCCTGCGTCAAAACCGCAGTAATGAATCATTATTGTCCACGGTTGATTAAATACACGAGACTGTTACCCACCAGCCCTCCAGCCTCTAGAGAACCGTTTCCATTAAATATGCTCGTACAGCTATTTCTGAGGCCCATGGATTGAATTTTGGTGAGTCATCGAGATCGCTTTTCActaaaagttattttttttgacagtTAAAGGGGAGTAGGCTTAATTAATCTCGATCTAAATTAATCGATAACGTGTtatattcaaacttttttttattactataaaaaaaaaaaattaagaaaaattacagataTTGAGAGTTAAGTAGTCTTCACAAACGTAAGCTGAATTGCCTTGATCATGGTCGAGTAAGGGAATTTCTATTCTAACCGACCAGAGTTTACTTGTACCATCAGTGGAATGCCACTAGGTGGATTGTACTGCTTAACGATGCAAATAATACCGACTCTGGAGTGCTATTACTTAATTGCAATCACCACCGAGTGAGCGTTGCAGTGATCCAAGCAGTAATTTACTCGTCTGTCGTCCTGTCAGGTACATGAACTAATTGTAGGCGAATGGTTATAAGAAACGATTCTGCGTCGTGTGCAAGAATTATTTTACTCTTGTTTATTGTTTGTTGTTTCATAACAAGATAAGCCGTTGAAATTGATAAGCCAGGCTATCGTAAGGGTCATGTGGATATCGAATTAAGTTGTCGGATATGTCGTATTGTATTTATTTCcagtataaaaattacaagtaTAAAACAGTAAATTTCAGCCGAGGTAGATTTTATTAGTTGTTTATTGAACTGGACTGTGAACTAGAAACTTATAAACTAGGAACATgattgttaaaatttaaaaataaaatagattttatCAAGTGTAACATCCATTAATGATGGTACATAACTATATAAGTTAACAAGAATATACAATTTAGTGAACAGCATTTAATTCATCGATAGAACTATAATTATTTACGTGATAGACATATTTGCCATATAAATGCACAATCAAAGAGAcatgttattatttattttcagtatCTTAATCGGTAAAAGAATTAGCATCACGTGTACTCGTCATCGGGTGATAATGGCTGGCTCGAATGATTTTGCAGACTCAGTCGAATTCTTGCAAATCTTCAGTGGTTGACACGGGCTAAATATATCGCTGGCTACGGAAAGCTGAATTCATCGAGAAGCCACGAAGTGGCAAGAAACCTTGAATACTCAAACTTAGGCGTGTATTTAGTCGActgatttgtttgtttattcatgGAAGACTGGCGGAGAAGGTGAGGGTTGCCGGTGGTTGCCGTGCGCCAAGTTATTAATAATGCAAATGGCGGTTCACCGCAacttggaaatatttcgaaagcTGTACGGCGTGTAAACataattcagaaaaattgtcCAATCCTGAAActccaaaaattttctaaccTAAGCCTAATCAGCCGTTAAACTTCGTGTTGTTCCATGTGGACTCAGTAACGACCAATTCCACGTGGTGATAAGATATCCGTCATTGACCGAGAGAAAAGCTTGTTGAAAAATGCAGTAAGCAACATCAACAACGCTCCGGTATGTACGGGAAAAGTGAAGCCTCAATTTTCTTCTTGGGAAGCACGATGATTGCTTACATCCAAGGCCCGGCACGTATAATACCTTTCTCAAAAAATCGACCCAACGAATGATTGATGGCGATGATAGCGTTCCTAGTTGGGTTGAAATCTACGATTTTACGACGGCTGCACTTAAGAGGGTGTCCATTCAGCCGAAATTTCCTCACTGCCCGAACACCCACCAGGCTgtcattgaaattcaattctgtGTACGGGTACTTGGGCTGCCGGCGATAAATGTCTATTCAGCAGTAAAATCCATGGAAAAGTGTGTCCGGAAATGTTACTAGAATATACCGTATAAAAGACGGTTCAGTCGCATGAAGATACATCGTATATATACATCCATCTCGCCACGTGTTTACAATAGCTGTGTAATCAGCATCGActgaaaaattctttgcattTATTCTCGAAACAGAAGACGTCGTCATTGCGTCACCACGCATCTACAATTGATATGATAGCTTGGAAGACTCTCCGTGTCGCTCATCTCTCGCGCAGTCACGTACACTCGATATTCCTCCGTGCTGCTCGTGGTTGTAGATGTAGATACACTAATTAGCGCAACGAACACTAGCAGCATACATTTTCAGAATTGAAGCAAGGTGTATCAAGTGTTATTTATCAGTCAAAGATAGCTTTGGAACAGCTAATCTAGTCTGGGAGTTATGGGTAGTGGCTGCTCTATTTTCGAGCAGATATGTCGAAGTAATTGTGTGGCGTTACATCTGTAATCTAGTGAAGTGTTGTTGACAAGTGATTATTCTCgataaatcgaaaataatttcataaagGCGTACTTATAATACGTATAGGCACGAATCGTGAAGCAATCCTACACTTTACGACCTTCTGGTGCAGAGAGGTTGAAATTATTGTACCAAGTTGACGTGGCTCGGCTCCCAACAACTCGATACTTGTTGTTAGTTTCGGTCAAGACAGTTGTTTCCTGCCCAAGTTTCTGAACGGACGGTGATTCCCTGTGACTTGTTACATtagttgaaattaatattttttgagcTGAGACGcgtgtttttgaaattttctcaagttcGGTTGGAAGAGAACTTCCGTTTTTGAAACACGAAACTTGGTATCGGTATCACTAATACTTCCTATTAATAACAAGATCGCTCAGAAATCCAGGAAATCATGGAGTGTTGTTCAACTCTGTTGTTGAGTGTTTTGGCAGGTCTGGTGGGAGTTTACTATCTGGTATGTAGAAAGATGAACTGCTTCAAGAGAAAGGGAATCCCGTATGTAAAGGGTATACCATTCATCGGAAACATGAGTCCGGCAGTTTTCAAACAGATGTCTTTCGCCGAGAACGTGCAACGATTATATAATGCTAAACGAGATGTCAAGTACGTCGGAATTTTCGAATTCATGAACCCAGTGGTAATGCTGCGTGATCCTGAACTGATAAGATCAGTGACTATAAAGAATTTTGACAACTTTCAAGACCACCGAAATTTCATCGACGAAGTGCTGGATCCgcttttggcaaaaaacttatTCTTTCTCCAGGGGGAACGCTGGCGAGACATGCGGTCTCTTCTCAGTCCGGCATTTACGTCGAGCAAGATGAAGATGATGTTCAAATTGGTGTCCCAATGCGGTGGTGACCTCGCGGATTACCTGATCGCAAAAGCTTCGCTGGAGCCAATTGAGGTAGAGATGAAAGACATCTTTACAAGATACACAAACGACGTCATCGCAACCTCGGCCTTTGGCATTACCGTCAACTCACTAAAGGACAGAGACAATGAGTTTTATACAATGGGTAAAAAAGCTACGACTTTCAGCGGAAAGAAAACAATCCGAATATTCATCGTTAGGAGCAGTTCGTTCCTCGCCAAACTATTCAGCATAAGAATCATCGAAACCAACGTGCGAAAATTCTTCAGTAACGTAATTGAGTCAAATATAGCAATGCGGGACAGTCAAGGAATCGTGCGTAACGATATGATACATCTGATGCTGCAGGCACGTGACAAAAGCGACAAAATAAAGTTGAGTGTCAAAGATATGACCGCTCAAgccttcattttcttcttcggtGGATTCGACACCTCGTCTACGCTCATGAGTTTCGCTGCCCATGAGGTCGCGATCAACCCTGAAATCCAGGACAAGTTGCGGGCCGAGATCGACGCCGTTCTCGAAGTGGTCCAGGGTGAGCTGACCTATGAGGCCTTGCACGGTATGCGGTACTTGGATGCGGTGATGAACGAAGCTCTGCGTCTTTATCCTCCAGTGGCAATGGTGGACCGTCTTTGCAACAAGGCTTTCGAGCTGCCGCCAGCCGCGCCAGGATTAGCCCCGCTCACCCTGAAGCCCGGGGACAACATCTGGCTTCCGATTCACGGCTTGCACCGGGACCCCGAGTATTTTTCCGAACCGGAAAAGTTCCAGCCCGAGCGTTTTTCCGACGAGAACAAGAACAAGATTCCACCGTTCGCCTTCTTACCTTTCGGACTTGGCCCAAGGTCGTGTATTGGAAACAGGTTCGCCCTCATGGAAGCAAAACTGGCCCTGTTTCACCTCGTCGCTAAGTGCATCCTGTCCCCTTCTACCAAGACTTCGATTCCTATACAGTTGGACAAGCAGGATTTCAACACCACTGCGGAAAATGGTTTCTGGTTAACCATTCAACGACGGTCGTAGTCTCATACCTATAATGCATTGTGTTTGAATGACTGTCGTTCTGTACTTCATTGCAAGTCTTCGTGCGTATAACTTGTTGATGATCCTTATCGGCTTACGTCGTAATTACGTTTTTAACGAAGAGCACGTATAACCTCATGTATAGGCATACATGTATGATGTAAATGTATTTATAGATACgcaatttcttttctattGCCAAATTTCAGACTACCGAAGACTTGGAGCTGTTCAGTTAATTCGAAGAGTCAATTAAATTGACTATCGTTAACGATATTCAACTAAACCTTGAGAGTATCACATAACATCGACGTAAGAGTTGAACGAACGTGCTGTAAAATAAGTTAAACTCATTGAAAGTTGTAACTATGATGTGCTGTATAAGAGATTaggataaaagtgaaaaatatatcataaatgtttataaaaaattttcatggtACACCGTAATAGTTTTAAACAGTGGGTTGAAAAACTTCCAATCTTATGGTCAGCACTAAAATCTGTTTCTTAATCTGATTTCTGTTTTTAGATACGCTGCTAGTTGTCATTGTGTAGCACATCCTCTGTCGACTAGTAGATTTAGACGATTGGGGCTAGCTTCAAAATGTGTTTGTGTCTCAAATGGGAAAGCGATCGATTTTAGTCTATCCGTGACGTTGGTgataattgaacaattttcttaGTTACACGCTAGGTATATgaacaattatttcaaaaccTGAGGATTTTGTATATCAAGCTCGCGGTGGCTGGAACGTGAGTGCAGTCACCGAGAGTGTAAGAGGTCCGGAGAAAGATCCGCCTCTACTTTTCTCTCGAGACATGTAACCCACTCTTATAGTCGACGGTGCGGGTGATTGATGGGGATGATGATGGTCGCCAAACATACACGGGGCCCTTGGGTCTTTGGGAGTATATCAGCTCTGACGCCGGTGCATTCAGGAGGGTGACCAGTGACCCGCCAACGTTTTCACCATCCGAGTGACTCGAACCTCTTCGCGGAGGTGCTCTTCAGATTTCTCTCTTTGTATTTCCCCGTGAAAGTGGCGACGTGGAGTGCGACGGGGCGAAGGTGAACGACTAGCATTTGGCGTGTAGCGCTATGCAGAGCATGAGAATTCTCTGAATTACGTGGTCGGCTTCTCCTCGTAAAATCCaacaaatgagaaaaaaaagtcacgCCCTCTGCTCGGCGGTACAGCGCTAGCCGTACATATTAGGAATACACTATGCCCCGGCGTATAACTCACTTATAAGTATGCATGAAGTTGACTTTCGGCTGTCTGAAATATTAAGTAGCTCTAGTCTCTTCGCCGGAGCAGCCTCCCTTCCCCGCATTCCCGTTATCACAACCCTCTTCGGCTCTCGCATCTCGTGCTCCAAAAGACGACAACGCGCGACTATTTGCAAACCACCGAACGCTGTGTGAGCATCCACAGCGGTGAGGTGAGGGGAGGTGCAGCTTCACGGGGGTTGTGTACTTGATAAATAATTCGTATTATAGAGAGCAAGATTTGAAACTGCTCGGTTACAGCACCAAAATCAGCCTCACTTAAGGCCTGAGCTGAAAATTACTTGGAAAAATGGATTGCCGAATGGTCGCTCGAGTTGGAGCGTTTGATCATAATTAACCTAAGAATACATAAGAAGACCAAACACGAAACACACAGTAGCTGATCCTTATCTGGCACTGTCACGCGTGAACACCGCAAATTTAAAACACCAGACCTTAATAAACACCAATTCGATTCAATTCAAACgattcaaacaaaaataagtGCCTGGAGACTCCCGAATTGACCATTCAAACGTTGACTACAATGTTACATGGTTTCACTTTTTTACCTTTGTCACACGATACCGATAGTATCAAGTTTACATCGATCAGGCGTGTCTAGACTCAAAGAAACTACTGGGActtaatatttaaacaattttatctCTAAGATAAACGGACTTGTATGATTGCTTTGATGACTGCTCAGGTCCTGGTACCAAACATTAGAACATCATCTTACCCTTAGGTTATTAGGTCCAGCCTGCTATTCTTGCAGTCAGGGTTTCAATTTCTCTAAATGAATGCCGAAGTATTTCACTCTATATCGCTGATAATCAGCGATTGTCCACTTATTGATACACAGGTTAGTGGCGTTGCTTAACGAAGATTCGAGTTGGATGTATTTGCAGTCGCGTTAGAAGTTTGAAATTCGGGCGCAAAGGTGAAGAATAAGGCGACTAACGTTGGGAGCGCGGAATACGGTGACGGTACCTAGTTAAGGTTTGAGTTGGTTGTTGTTCTTTTTGTGGTCGTAGCGGGTAGAGGCACTTAAAGTTTTGGCCAAAGTGAGCGAATCCACTGAAATATTTAAAGTGGTTGCTTTGCTTTGGCGTGGCTGCAGCAGAAGTAGCTCGGGAGTTTCTTGGCGGCAAAGATTGCAAAGTTTCGCGTAGATTCCTTAGAAAGTCGGACTTGTTTCGTTCCTGCTCTGACTCCGAACGCACGCGGCAGTGTAGCGGTGGGTTTGCTGGTCGAGCAGAGggtcgggggggggggggggggggagggctGGTGAAAAGACGAAACGGGCTTTTGTCAGTGGCCCGACCCTCGCCGCCGGCGGAGACGGAGAACGAGGTGAGTTTAAACTTTATTAATTGCGCTTTTTGTTATGGAAATTGGAGGGACCGTTAGCGGAACGATGAAAGATCAGTCTCTGAATTCATTGGCCTCATATCTGAAAAGTTTAAACGATATCTCGAAACTCCGATAACCTCTCCAGCGGCCCTCGCAATACCTCCGATACCGCCGGCGATACACAAAGCCGCAATCCTCACTCGAGATCTGCTCACCTTCCGCCTCGTCTTCTTGTCCTCGAGTACCGCAACCCCGGGCCACTCATCCACCGTCAGAGGATAAAAGAAGGAACGAAAAAGCGAGAGCCGAGGGGTACGGGGTGCCAGAGCGCAAAACATTCGCAAGCTCTTCAACCGTTATTACGCTGTATTTCCCGGAGGGATATTCCGTTTCGCCTCTGACTAATGACCGGTTCCCGCACCGGCGTACGATTCGTGGAAAATGCTCTTGTCTCTTCGCCCTCCTCTGTTGCCGCTCAATTATCAATGGATCAAACAACTTAGTACTCGGTTGAGTGCCGTATTGTTGCAAGAACAACGCAACTTGGTCCCCATTCTGATAGGCAAGCCTCAGCCTCACGCTCGATGAGAGTGAGAGACGAAGattaagagagagagagagagagagagagagagaagagagtcGACAAGAATAACGCGTTGGGCCGAGGCAGGAAGGGAGAGGGGGGATAACACAAAGGAAGGAGATATCTCGTTGGCCGGTCGGTACTTTTGTTCTTCGTTATATTCACCCGGGACCGGCggatcaattttcaattacttacaggtgtttcttttatttttcttttactttttttcttcttgtttccGTTTGTCCAAATCTTTGAAAGCACCCATAACAAGACGAGAACAAAGACGAGCAGGTAAAAAGAGATACACGATATCTGTGCACAATTATAAACGTGCAGGAAATACAAGCTGCAGTTGCAGCTAAAGCTGAAACCTGAAAGATGCATGCCGTCTTCTTATTATCGACACCTCTTGTTTGTCGCGAAGGCGGTATTCACACACACAAAGAAGTTCAATTTGAATAAGGAGTTGCGCATTGGTAGTTATTAAAGAAACTCGTCATCTCATACAGCTTCTTTACAGCTTTAATTCATACATGTTTTACGCTTCAACGTCGCAAgctctcttctctcctctccttcaGGCTATGGAAAGCGGGTATAATCCGCGCGTGGTTAACGAAGAGCGACAGTACCGCCGCTAGGCATCCCTAATTTACTACTAAGTGCCTCGGCTTTGTTTTCTCCAGCTGATTTCAGCCCCGTGAGCATTGTGTGCGCAGCGGCAGCTGCCCAAAGCGACGTCAGTATGAGGGGTGGGTGCTCCTCGATCAGAGAAGGCGCGCAGTGATCGCGTTTAACGCCGAGTTAATGCTGCGAAGATTCCGCGCCAGGTCTGCTGGAGTCAATCGAGTGCAAACGCAGATCGAGACCTCTGCCGCCTCACCGTCTCGGAAATCCCATCACGGAGACTGGTCGAAGCTACACCACCGACGCCGCGCCATCTCCACCCCCCTCATAACAGGTTCCTCACTTCGGACCCTCTTCTCTCGGTGTCGTACGGCTCGGTGCCTTCGGGCACATGGACAAGCACGTGTATAGGTACGGGAATTTCTGCGGTGCATTGTGTGAGGAAGGGGTGGTTTGTCGAATCCACTCCAACCGAGGCATTCGGGCAGTCGTTGAACCTGCCGCACGGTCGAACAGATAGACGGTAAATATTCACATCAAGGGGGTCCGAACACCTCCGATGTTGAAAAAACAGGGACTCAAATCGCGATAATGTGTTGTAtcgtcatatttttaaaacaaactATGCAATTCTCTTTCAGTGTCAGGTACGAAGCCGCGACTCGGGGTTGAAGCGTAAAATTCAAACACGGAACGATTTGCAGACCCGAAATCTGAATAGGATATGAAATGCGGACCGCGTTACATCGCAGGCTGTACGACAGGGGTGTAACTAGGCATTTAGGGGCCACGGAGCAAGGACGCGAATTAGGCGTCCTTGGTGAATaatgaaacatattttttttaagtttattCCAAATAAAACAGTCAGATATTCGATCTATGCATTCTATTCACTGTGAACTAAAATTACCATTAAtccaaaaagagaaaaaaatatcttacgATTTTGAGTTTTAAGTCGATATAACTATTAACAGAGTTACcatattaaattgaaataagcatttgaaatggaaaatactAGAATCACACTGGCAAGTTGTCGGATTAGCTAAAATGACATGCTGGCCTCTGATGGCGAACTAATAAGCCGTAACCTAACCTTGCGGAATGCATCTGAAAACACAGTACGTAATCAAAAGAGCGAAACATCACGATCACAAATCCGAATAACATATTCcgacttcattttttaccCCCAGACTTGGGAGTCCCGTCACCTAGTTACGCCCCTGATGCTGGAATGAGTGAAATATAACGATATATTGCACGGAGAAAATGTCAATATAACGTCTTAAGCAAGTTAGGGAGTTTGGGAAGGTTTTAGGGTATTGTAAAACGTCCCTGTTTGTCGAGTTAAGGAGTTAAGTGACGAGGGAGCAACGGCCTACGGAACAGTCTCCGCAATTATGAGATTGCGTCACGGGGGTTACGATCGCAGAGGCGACCGCATGCGGGAGGGCCGTACTTATCAGTCGGCGGGTACCGAATTAAGCCgtttgaaattcggtaaaatgATATTGGAAATTAGTGGCGGCATTCATTCGGTCGCAGGTGCCTGCCGACCGGCACTCATCAAAGCGCCATTCAACCCTCGCGACGCATATCGCTTATTCCGGGGAAGCGAATGCATTATCGTCACTTGTGTCTCTCTGGGCGCGATGCTCGCGCGTGATCGCCATACGCCAGCGGATTCCGAGCCGGCCGCGTTCATCCGTTCATTCGCGGACCTCGTTCACCGTTCAAATTCGCCGCCCCTAGCCGCGAGAGGCGAGGGTGCAGGCTCTCAACTCGCTCCGGAGCAGAGCGAGATTTTATTCCAAAGTTTCCTCGCCGCGATGCCAACGCCAACGCAACGCCGGAACGAAATTCATTTGGCCAAATTAAATAGAGTTTAGCAATTTGCGCTTAATCCATTTGTCGGGGATCCTGTACCGCCGCTGCCCCGTcactctatctctctctctctctctctctctctctctcacttcctctctctctccctccctgc
Above is a genomic segment from Neodiprion pinetum isolate iyNeoPine1 chromosome 1, iyNeoPine1.2, whole genome shotgun sequence containing:
- the LOC124219983 gene encoding cytochrome P450 9e2; its protein translation is MECCSTLLLSVLAGLVGVYYLVCRKMNCFKRKGIPYVKGIPFIGNMSPAVFKQMSFAENVQRLYNAKRDVKYVGIFEFMNPVVMLRDPELIRSVTIKNFDNFQDHRNFIDEVLDPLLAKNLFFLQGERWRDMRSLLSPAFTSSKMKMMFKLVSQCGGDLADYLIAKASLEPIEVEMKDIFTRYTNDVIATSAFGITVNSLKDRDNEFYTMGKKATTFSGKKTIRIFIVRSSSFLAKLFSIRIIETNVRKFFSNVIESNIAMRDSQGIVRNDMIHLMLQARDKSDKIKLSVKDMTAQAFIFFFGGFDTSSTLMSFAAHEVAINPEIQDKLRAEIDAVLEVVQGELTYEALHGMRYLDAVMNEALRLYPPVAMVDRLCNKAFELPPAAPGLAPLTLKPGDNIWLPIHGLHRDPEYFSEPEKFQPERFSDENKNKIPPFAFLPFGLGPRSCIGNRFALMEAKLALFHLVAKCILSPSTKTSIPIQLDKQDFNTTAENGFWLTIQRRS